A genomic segment from Nitratiruptor sp. YY08-10 encodes:
- a CDS encoding NUDIX hydrolase, whose translation MSLENFSNVKYSYPFQPKTPYVAVDGIIKIFIKEQFQGIVLIERKNEPKGFALPGGFVEIGEKVEDALRREMKEETGLDVESPRLFHVFSDPLRDPRFHTVSITFECIAYKEPKSGDDAKAAHIVKLEEIPWDRLVFDHADILQKFLKRE comes from the coding sequence ATGAGCTTAGAAAACTTCTCAAACGTTAAATACAGCTATCCGTTTCAACCAAAAACGCCCTATGTAGCAGTCGATGGTATCATCAAAATCTTTATAAAAGAGCAGTTTCAAGGTATTGTCCTCATTGAGAGAAAAAATGAACCGAAAGGGTTTGCTTTGCCTGGGGGGTTTGTCGAAATTGGAGAAAAGGTTGAGGATGCATTACGCCGAGAGATGAAAGAGGAGACCGGACTAGATGTGGAAAGCCCCAGACTTTTTCATGTCTTTAGCGATCCGTTGCGAGATCCAAGATTTCATACTGTTTCTATTACATTTGAATGTATCGCATATAAAGAGCCAAAAAGTGGCGATGATGCAAAAGCGGCCCATATTGTGAAGCTGGAAGAGATCCCTTGGGACAGACTCGTTTTTGATCATGCAGACATATTGCAAAAATTTTTAAAAAGAGAATAA
- a CDS encoding HAMP domain-containing sensor histidine kinase, whose translation MVTNLSSEKKSLWNFLLLYIFLTIIILTLASFTYYRFEKELMLNSHLPKLHTYAKYVITRIRQMHKSLLEDNYYPRYSNFNSAIYDADYEKIFSLLKNESIDFKHMLYKKGKYIYFIKEPELYYLGAKYVIIEMKDDEAWLFSVYRNITLFGLLFLLFMAGLGYYLVKLFLKPMKDSIMLLNNFIKDTTHELNTPVSTILTNIETLKDSSFDQKMKRKIERIDIAARTISTIYEDLSYLLLRDKIPSTIEKINMNELLQQRIDYFKTLADSKKINIVFNPVQQCFLNADKKKIARLIDNLLSNAIKYNKIGGKIFITTTPNSFTIEDTGIGIPPDKLHYIFERYSRLQSSEGGFGLGLNIVDMIAKEFHLTLDIQSKPDQFTRITVRWQK comes from the coding sequence ATGGTTACAAATTTATCAAGTGAGAAAAAAAGTCTTTGGAACTTTCTGCTGCTTTATATATTTTTGACTATTATCATTTTGACATTGGCTTCTTTTACCTACTATCGATTTGAAAAAGAGTTGATGCTCAATTCCCATCTTCCCAAACTGCATACCTACGCCAAATATGTCATCACCCGTATCAGACAGATGCACAAAAGTCTTCTGGAGGACAACTACTATCCAAGATACTCCAACTTCAACTCCGCAATCTACGATGCGGATTATGAAAAGATCTTTTCCTTGCTGAAAAATGAATCGATCGATTTCAAACATATGCTTTATAAAAAGGGAAAATATATCTATTTTATAAAAGAGCCAGAACTCTACTATCTTGGAGCAAAATACGTGATTATAGAAATGAAAGATGATGAAGCGTGGCTCTTTTCGGTATATAGGAACATAACGCTGTTTGGTTTACTCTTTCTTCTTTTTATGGCTGGACTCGGATATTATCTGGTAAAACTCTTTTTAAAACCGATGAAAGACTCCATCATGCTTTTAAACAATTTCATCAAAGATACAACACATGAATTGAACACTCCTGTCAGCACCATATTGACCAATATAGAAACACTCAAAGATAGTTCATTTGATCAAAAGATGAAACGCAAGATAGAACGTATTGATATAGCGGCACGGACGATATCCACCATTTATGAAGATCTCTCCTATCTCTTGCTGCGAGATAAAATTCCATCAACAATAGAAAAAATCAATATGAATGAACTGTTACAGCAACGCATCGACTACTTTAAAACATTGGCCGATTCAAAAAAAATTAATATTGTATTTAATCCTGTCCAGCAATGTTTCCTAAATGCAGATAAAAAAAAGATAGCAAGACTGATCGATAATCTGCTCTCCAATGCTATCAAATACAATAAAATAGGTGGAAAAATCTTTATCACTACAACTCCCAACAGTTTTACGATCGAAGATACTGGAATCGGCATACCACCAGACAAACTCCATTATATATTTGAACGTTACAGCAGGCTCCAAAGTAGTGAAGGCGGCTTTGGTCTTGGCCTCAATATCGTTGATATGATCGCCAAAGAGTTTCACCTCACACTCGATATCCAATCAAAACCGGATCAATTTACAAGGATAACCGTACGATGGCAAAAATAG
- the trxC gene encoding thioredoxin TrxC, producing METINVVCPNCLSVNRLPKKEHYNKAKCGKCGFDLLDTHPIELNQANFETMITKNDIPVIVDFWAPWCGPCRMMAPNFEAAASNFALKARFAKLNTEEYPQLAAPFGIRGIPTMIAFLHGKELDRVSGALSAPQIVQWVQRFI from the coding sequence ATGGAGACGATAAATGTTGTTTGTCCAAACTGTCTGAGTGTCAATAGGCTGCCTAAAAAAGAGCACTACAATAAAGCAAAATGTGGAAAGTGTGGATTTGATCTTTTAGACACCCACCCAATTGAGCTTAATCAGGCCAACTTCGAAACTATGATCACAAAAAACGATATTCCCGTTATTGTGGATTTTTGGGCTCCTTGGTGTGGTCCCTGTCGCATGATGGCGCCAAATTTTGAAGCAGCTGCTAGCAATTTTGCTTTGAAAGCCAGATTTGCAAAACTCAATACCGAAGAGTATCCGCAGCTTGCAGCTCCGTTTGGTATACGGGGAATTCCTACGATGATCGCATTTTTACATGGGAAAGAGTTAGATAGAGTCTCAGGCGCTTTGTCAGCCCCGCAGATTGTACAGTGGGTACAAAGATTTATATAA
- the nspC gene encoding carboxynorspermidine decarboxylase yields the protein MHYTSQIETVLDKIPTPCYVCEEALLQRNLEILDEVQQKSGAKIILALKGFAMWSTFDLVKKYLYGATASGLWEAKLAFEEFGKEVHTYSPAFKADEIELIAKMSDHIVFNSMHQLSTFKNIVKKTNPDISIGMRVNPEYSAAPVDLYNPCGAFSRLGVVRSEFSWDDAIDGLHFHALCEESAESLESVLKVFEERFGEFIPKCKWINFGGGHHITKEGYNKELLIKLIRDFKNCYNVEVYLEPGEAVGWQTGVLVATVVDIVRNGMDIAILDTSAETHMPDVLAMPYRPNVRGAGKPGEKLYTYRLGGNSCLAGDIIGDYSFDEPLQRGQKLIFEDMIHYTFVKNTTFNGIRLPSLALLKEDGRFEIVKKFDYCDYKHRLS from the coding sequence GTGCACTACACTAGTCAAATAGAAACAGTTTTAGACAAAATTCCGACTCCCTGTTATGTCTGTGAAGAGGCACTTTTACAAAGAAACCTTGAAATTTTAGATGAGGTACAACAAAAAAGCGGTGCAAAGATTATTTTGGCCCTCAAAGGCTTTGCTATGTGGAGCACCTTTGATCTTGTTAAAAAGTATTTATATGGTGCCACTGCAAGTGGTCTTTGGGAGGCAAAACTCGCTTTCGAAGAATTTGGCAAAGAGGTGCACACCTACTCTCCGGCATTCAAAGCAGATGAGATCGAGCTCATAGCAAAAATGAGCGATCATATCGTTTTTAACTCCATGCATCAACTCAGTACTTTCAAGAATATAGTCAAAAAAACAAATCCAGATATCTCCATTGGAATGCGTGTCAATCCCGAATACTCTGCAGCCCCGGTAGATTTATATAACCCCTGTGGAGCTTTTAGCCGACTGGGGGTGGTGAGGAGCGAGTTTAGCTGGGATGATGCAATAGATGGACTTCATTTTCATGCATTGTGTGAAGAGAGTGCCGAGAGTCTGGAAAGTGTACTCAAAGTATTTGAAGAGCGCTTTGGAGAATTTATACCCAAATGCAAATGGATCAATTTCGGCGGAGGCCACCATATCACAAAAGAGGGCTACAACAAAGAACTCTTGATCAAACTTATCCGAGATTTTAAAAATTGTTACAATGTAGAGGTCTATCTTGAACCGGGAGAAGCTGTCGGCTGGCAAACGGGCGTTTTGGTGGCAACTGTTGTGGATATTGTCCGCAATGGAATGGATATCGCTATTTTGGATACCTCAGCAGAAACCCACATGCCAGATGTCCTCGCAATGCCCTACCGACCGAATGTTAGAGGAGCCGGAAAACCTGGAGAAAAGCTCTACACCTACCGCCTTGGAGGCAACAGCTGCTTAGCAGGTGATATCATAGGCGATTACAGCTTCGATGAACCACTGCAAAGAGGTCAAAAACTCATTTTTGAAGATATGATTCACTATACGTTTGTCAAAAATACTACATTCAACGGCATCAGACTCCCCTCTTTAGCCTTACTGAAAGAGGATGGACGTTTTGAAATCGTAAAAAAGTTTGACTATTGCGACTACAAACACAGACTCTCATGA
- a CDS encoding c-type cytochrome: MKKMVLLLLPILFFAIAYSLRTYKSSDKIIVKRQQKDTHVRIDPNCTSCFEKYIEKVINEGSNIFHYPSGPMPGGTVSAEDAKKIAAFLATLQGFKPSHPEWVQEGKYLFYGNCIGCHSNGGKGQKGYFPDLTRKPLLGIEMLSQKGYGTIEKRQR; encoded by the coding sequence ATGAAAAAAATGGTTCTTTTATTACTTCCGATTCTGTTTTTCGCCATAGCGTATAGTCTACGAACCTATAAAAGTAGCGATAAAATCATCGTAAAACGACAGCAAAAAGATACCCATGTACGTATCGATCCAAACTGTACAAGTTGCTTTGAAAAATATATAGAAAAAGTAATCAATGAAGGATCAAACATCTTTCACTACCCTTCAGGCCCTATGCCAGGAGGCACCGTATCTGCTGAAGATGCGAAAAAAATAGCCGCATTTCTAGCAACCCTGCAAGGCTTTAAACCAAGCCATCCCGAATGGGTCCAAGAGGGCAAATACCTTTTCTATGGCAACTGCATCGGGTGCCACAGCAATGGTGGCAAAGGTCAAAAGGGATACTTTCCCGATTTGACCCGAAAACCTCTACTGGGAATCGAGATGCTCAGTCAAAAAGGATATGGTACAATAGAAAAAAGGCAAAGGTAG
- a CDS encoding c-type cytochrome, producing the protein MKKLAVLGLAAATAVTLMAADGAALYKKCAGCHGAHGERKALGKSEVIKGWPKAKVVEALKGYKAGTRNVHGMGGLMKAQVAALSDADIEAIADYLSKQ; encoded by the coding sequence ATGAAAAAATTGGCAGTACTAGGACTTGCGGCAGCAACAGCAGTAACACTAATGGCAGCAGACGGAGCGGCACTTTATAAAAAATGTGCAGGATGCCATGGAGCACATGGTGAGCGAAAAGCACTTGGTAAATCTGAAGTGATCAAAGGTTGGCCAAAAGCGAAAGTTGTTGAAGCACTTAAAGGCTACAAAGCTGGAACAAGAAACGTTCATGGAATGGGCGGTCTTATGAAAGCTCAAGTTGCTGCGCTCAGCGATGCAGATATCGAAGCTATCGCTGATTATCTCTCTAAGCAGTAA
- a CDS encoding cytochrome C: MKKIASIIFAAMLGASFVSTAAFASPEKGQRIYQKKLKKVCGFNGAKFAAKHTQDEWEEIHDAGKFEDEIQKLCPKYKKGYLKKSQLENVYDFAYEYASDSGNVPSC, translated from the coding sequence ATGAAAAAAATCGCAAGCATTATCTTCGCAGCAATGCTCGGAGCAAGCTTTGTCAGTACCGCAGCATTTGCAAGTCCAGAGAAAGGACAGAGAATCTACCAAAAGAAACTTAAAAAAGTGTGTGGATTCAACGGAGCAAAATTTGCTGCAAAACATACGCAAGATGAGTGGGAAGAGATCCACGATGCAGGAAAATTTGAAGATGAGATCCAAAAACTGTGCCCTAAATATAAAAAAGGGTATTTGAAAAAATCTCAACTTGAAAATGTATACGATTTTGCATACGAGTATGCAAGCGACAGCGGTAACGTACCAAGCTGTTAA
- a CDS encoding alpha/beta hydrolase, whose protein sequence is MRLQTQTLMKLLLLILFIYSAFALYLYLFQEKIIFRPYLAPKKIDIPKEAKVIMIDGLEVGILNRNSDVTVFYFGGNADNALQALSLFEDLPINVATYNYPGYGNSKGKPSQQTLYQSALMLFQKFHTKHNIIVGRSLGTSVAAYVASRTNPISLILVTPFHSIEYLAKMRYPIFPVSFILKHPFPTYRYIQKVKAPIYVLLAQHDTLTPPKSYEALRPFMHNLKEEIVIPDSTHADILEHSRTKEVLRKFILQSVQELSS, encoded by the coding sequence TTGCGACTACAAACACAGACTCTCATGAAACTCCTTCTTCTTATTCTTTTCATCTATAGTGCTTTTGCTCTGTATCTCTATCTTTTTCAAGAAAAAATCATCTTTCGTCCCTATCTTGCTCCTAAAAAAATAGACATTCCAAAAGAAGCAAAAGTCATTATGATTGATGGCCTGGAAGTGGGAATTTTGAATCGAAACAGCGATGTGACGGTATTTTATTTTGGCGGAAATGCGGATAATGCGTTGCAGGCTCTTTCACTTTTTGAAGATCTTCCTATCAACGTGGCGACATACAACTATCCGGGATACGGAAATTCTAAGGGAAAACCTTCCCAGCAAACTCTTTATCAATCAGCATTGATGCTTTTTCAAAAATTTCATACAAAACATAATATCATCGTAGGAAGAAGTCTTGGAACAAGCGTGGCAGCCTATGTGGCTTCCCGTACCAATCCAATAAGCCTCATTCTTGTCACACCGTTTCACTCTATCGAATATCTAGCAAAAATGCGCTATCCCATATTCCCCGTATCTTTCATTTTAAAACATCCATTCCCTACGTACAGATATATCCAAAAAGTCAAAGCACCTATCTATGTCCTTTTGGCCCAACATGACACCTTGACACCTCCAAAAAGTTATGAAGCTTTAAGACCTTTTATGCATAATCTCAAAGAAGAGATTGTTATCCCAGACTCTACACACGCAGATATCTTAGAGCATTCCAGGACAAAAGAGGTATTACGAAAATTTATCCTCCAATCTGTCCAAGAGCTCTCTTCATAA
- a CDS encoding saccharopine dehydrogenase family protein, giving the protein MGKVLIIGAGGVGRVVAHKCALNPDTFEHITLASRTLAKCEEIQQEIKNRWNRDIDVAKVDADNVNELIDLIHLVKPDVVINVALPYQDLSIMEACMETKTDYLDTANYEHPDTAKFEYGPQWALNEPFKERGIMGLLGSGFDPGVTNVFCAYAQKHYFDEIHYIDILDCNAGDHGYPFATNFNPEINIREVNSKGRYWEEGKWIETEPMEYKMVWDYPEIGPKDSYLLYHEEEESLVKHIKGLKRIRFWMTFSQSYLTHLKVLDNIGLTRIDPIEVDGCKVVPLHVVKALLPDPASLGPRTKGKTNIGVVCEGIKDGKRRKIYIYNICDHQEAYKEVYSQCVSYTTGVPAMIGAKMMLEKKWYQPGVWNMEQFDPDPFMEELNKQGLPWHVMELDPDETREVQ; this is encoded by the coding sequence ATGGGAAAAGTCCTCATCATAGGAGCCGGTGGCGTTGGAAGAGTCGTGGCACATAAATGCGCTCTCAATCCAGATACCTTTGAGCATATTACACTGGCAAGCAGAACACTCGCAAAATGTGAAGAGATCCAACAAGAGATCAAAAATAGATGGAACCGAGACATCGATGTCGCAAAAGTCGATGCAGATAATGTCAATGAACTCATCGATCTCATTCATCTTGTCAAACCGGATGTAGTGATCAATGTTGCTTTGCCTTACCAAGATCTCTCCATTATGGAAGCCTGTATGGAGACAAAAACAGACTATCTAGATACAGCAAACTATGAGCATCCCGACACTGCAAAATTTGAGTACGGACCGCAATGGGCACTAAATGAACCATTCAAGGAACGAGGCATCATGGGACTCCTTGGAAGCGGATTCGATCCAGGAGTGACTAACGTCTTTTGTGCATATGCCCAAAAACACTATTTTGATGAAATTCATTACATCGATATTCTTGATTGCAATGCAGGTGATCACGGCTATCCTTTTGCTACGAATTTCAATCCCGAGATCAATATCCGTGAAGTAAATTCCAAAGGTCGCTACTGGGAAGAGGGAAAATGGATCGAAACAGAACCTATGGAATATAAAATGGTTTGGGACTATCCCGAAATTGGCCCAAAGGATAGCTACCTGCTTTATCATGAAGAGGAAGAGTCTTTGGTCAAACATATCAAAGGACTGAAACGAATCCGATTTTGGATGACCTTTAGCCAAAGCTACCTGACACATCTGAAAGTTTTGGACAATATCGGACTTACACGAATCGACCCTATAGAAGTGGATGGATGCAAAGTTGTACCACTCCATGTGGTAAAAGCCTTACTTCCAGATCCAGCATCTCTTGGTCCCCGCACAAAAGGAAAAACCAATATTGGTGTCGTTTGTGAAGGCATCAAAGACGGCAAACGCAGAAAAATCTATATCTACAACATTTGCGACCACCAAGAAGCCTATAAAGAAGTTTACAGCCAGTGCGTAAGCTACACTACCGGGGTTCCTGCGATGATCGGAGCCAAAATGATGTTGGAGAAGAAATGGTATCAGCCGGGAGTATGGAATATGGAGCAATTTGATCCCGATCCATTTATGGAGGAACTCAACAAACAAGGACTGCCTTGGCATGTGATGGAGTTGGATCCAGATGAAACAAGAGAAGTTCAATGA
- a CDS encoding DUF4197 domain-containing protein, with protein MRKFIFSALCCALLAHAGWLETLQSFTTPVNKKNSSKQNIDDAKAQSAMKDALKVGIQEAIKQLGKEDGFYKNSLVKIPIPSNMQLMSNTLKKVGLGKYVDAFERSMNRAAEEAIPETASILYDTLKNIDTKKAKELIFSQKEDAITDYFKEHAGKQLAQKIAPIIKKHVEKEQVTKYYQTIVKYYNQYGQNSFINNAMQFIGKSNEPIKEKDLTSYVTNRTLQGLFTMLAQKEKAIRTSPIARTTRTLQEVFGALH; from the coding sequence ATGAGAAAATTTATTTTCAGTGCACTTTGCTGTGCACTCCTGGCACATGCCGGATGGTTGGAAACACTGCAATCATTTACGACTCCCGTAAATAAAAAAAACAGTTCAAAACAAAATATCGATGATGCAAAAGCGCAAAGTGCGATGAAGGATGCCTTAAAAGTTGGTATTCAAGAGGCAATCAAACAGCTTGGAAAAGAGGATGGTTTTTATAAAAACTCTCTCGTAAAAATCCCTATCCCATCCAATATGCAATTGATGAGCAATACCTTAAAAAAAGTAGGATTGGGCAAGTATGTCGATGCATTTGAACGCTCAATGAACCGAGCCGCAGAAGAAGCGATACCTGAAACGGCCTCCATTCTTTACGATACACTCAAAAACATAGACACAAAAAAGGCTAAAGAGCTGATTTTCTCACAAAAAGAGGATGCTATTACAGACTATTTCAAAGAGCATGCCGGTAAACAGCTTGCACAAAAAATTGCTCCAATCATTAAAAAACATGTGGAAAAAGAGCAAGTAACAAAGTATTATCAAACGATTGTCAAGTACTACAATCAATATGGACAAAATAGCTTCATAAACAATGCAATGCAATTTATAGGAAAATCCAATGAGCCAATAAAAGAAAAAGATCTTACCAGCTATGTGACAAACCGAACTTTACAAGGTCTTTTTACTATGCTTGCGCAAAAAGAAAAAGCGATACGCACATCACCAATTGCTCGAACAACAAGAACGCTACAAGAGGTTTTCGGTGCACTACACTAG
- the polX gene encoding DNA polymerase/3'-5' exonuclease PolX yields MAITNSEIAKIFSEYADLLEIKGENPFKVRAYRNAARTVENIGKSLEELVNEGYDLTKLPGIGTDLSLYIKEIVKTGKFSKLEQIKEEIPPTLVEMLSIEGLGPKRIKTLYEKLHIQSMEDLRRAAESGEIEKLPGFGPTLVQKILKGVRLAKKAGHRFKWSEAKEYVDDLLEYLHQIELTHLEVAGSFRRKKETVGDLDILATAKDFSKVIRHFVKYPKIKEVVSAGSTRSTVILNNDLQVDLRSVEDESYGSALHYFTGSKAHNIEVRKLAIELGLKVNEYGVFKGNERIAGKTEEEVYKAVGLCYIEPELRENRGEIEACKAGKLPKLVELSDIKGDLHMHTVYSDGKHTIEDMAKAAKEMGYEYIAITDHSKRLTVAHGLDEKRALKEFEEIDKINETIDGITILKGMEVDILEDGSLDMSDEVLAQMDVVLAAVHYKFNLDQKKQTDRILRALDNPYVNIIAHPTGRMINMRQPIALDMTKILQRAKENGVFMEINAQPDRLDLNDVHAKMAKELGVKMAINTDTHNIYSLFYMQYGVNQARRGWCEKEDIINTRSLDELRKLLKR; encoded by the coding sequence ATGGCTATAACCAACAGTGAAATTGCAAAGATTTTTAGTGAGTATGCGGATCTTTTGGAGATAAAGGGGGAAAATCCTTTTAAAGTCAGGGCGTACAGAAATGCGGCAAGAACGGTAGAAAATATTGGAAAGAGCTTGGAAGAGCTCGTCAACGAAGGGTATGACCTGACAAAGCTTCCGGGAATCGGAACCGATTTGTCGCTCTATATCAAAGAGATTGTCAAAACGGGAAAGTTTTCCAAACTGGAACAGATCAAAGAGGAGATCCCTCCAACTCTTGTGGAGATGCTCTCCATTGAAGGGCTTGGTCCCAAACGGATCAAAACATTGTATGAGAAACTCCATATCCAGTCTATGGAAGATTTACGAAGAGCTGCCGAGAGTGGGGAGATAGAAAAACTTCCAGGGTTTGGTCCAACATTGGTACAAAAGATTTTGAAAGGAGTCAGATTAGCCAAAAAAGCGGGTCACCGCTTTAAATGGAGTGAGGCGAAAGAGTACGTGGATGATCTGTTGGAGTATCTGCATCAAATAGAGCTTACCCATTTGGAGGTGGCCGGCAGTTTTCGAAGAAAAAAAGAGACTGTAGGAGATCTTGATATTTTGGCAACTGCGAAAGATTTTAGCAAGGTGATCCGCCATTTCGTCAAATATCCGAAAATTAAAGAGGTGGTCTCTGCCGGTTCTACCAGATCGACCGTAATTCTCAACAATGATCTTCAAGTGGATTTAAGAAGCGTAGAGGATGAAAGTTACGGATCGGCTCTGCACTATTTTACAGGCTCGAAAGCACACAATATCGAGGTGAGAAAACTTGCTATTGAACTTGGTTTGAAGGTAAATGAGTATGGTGTTTTTAAAGGAAACGAACGCATTGCCGGAAAAACGGAAGAGGAGGTCTATAAGGCGGTAGGACTTTGTTATATCGAGCCAGAACTCAGAGAAAACAGAGGGGAGATCGAAGCTTGTAAAGCCGGAAAGCTTCCTAAGCTTGTGGAGCTTTCCGATATCAAAGGCGATCTTCACATGCATACCGTCTATAGCGATGGAAAACATACCATTGAAGATATGGCCAAAGCGGCGAAAGAGATGGGATATGAGTATATCGCTATTACAGATCATTCAAAACGGCTTACTGTAGCGCATGGTTTGGATGAGAAAAGAGCGCTCAAAGAGTTTGAAGAGATCGATAAAATCAATGAAACAATCGATGGGATAACTATTTTGAAAGGGATGGAAGTCGATATACTGGAAGATGGCTCGCTTGACATGAGTGACGAAGTTTTGGCACAAATGGATGTGGTATTGGCTGCTGTGCATTATAAATTTAATCTTGATCAAAAAAAACAGACAGATCGGATTTTAAGAGCATTGGACAATCCTTATGTTAACATCATCGCCCATCCCACAGGAAGAATGATCAATATGCGTCAGCCAATCGCTCTTGATATGACAAAGATTTTACAAAGGGCGAAAGAAAACGGTGTGTTTATGGAGATCAATGCCCAACCGGACCGTTTGGATTTGAATGATGTCCATGCAAAAATGGCAAAAGAGTTGGGAGTGAAAATGGCCATCAATACAGATACCCACAATATCTACTCCCTATTTTATATGCAGTATGGCGTCAATCAGGCAAGGAGAGGTTGGTGCGAAAAAGAGGATATCATCAACACAAGGAGCTTAGATGAGCTTAGAAAACTTCTCAAACGTTAA
- a CDS encoding response regulator transcription factor has product MQKASVLLLEDDINLAETIKEYLEDEGYNVDVVHTSSDAMDNIYEKHYDILLFDVMVPGIDGFELLKKIREKEETPAIFITSLDSVENLEKGFESGADDYIRKPFALKELKIRMETLLKRSFETKNDRIPIDKNIFYDIKSNQLFINDQSANLNQKELRLLKLFLQHPNEVLSHDTIYEHLWDYEETPSDMALRTYIKNLRKYIGKERIESIKRHGYKFIK; this is encoded by the coding sequence TTGCAAAAAGCGTCTGTTTTACTGCTCGAAGATGATATCAACCTTGCCGAAACCATCAAAGAGTATCTTGAAGATGAGGGATATAACGTAGATGTGGTTCATACATCGAGTGATGCAATGGACAATATCTATGAAAAACATTATGATATTTTGCTTTTCGATGTCATGGTTCCTGGAATTGACGGTTTTGAGCTTCTAAAAAAGATAAGAGAAAAAGAAGAGACTCCGGCAATCTTCATCACTTCGCTCGACAGTGTGGAAAACCTCGAAAAAGGGTTCGAAAGCGGAGCCGATGACTATATCAGAAAACCTTTTGCTTTGAAAGAGCTGAAAATCAGAATGGAAACACTCTTAAAAAGAAGTTTCGAAACCAAAAACGATCGCATACCAATCGACAAAAACATCTTCTATGATATCAAATCAAATCAACTTTTCATCAACGATCAGTCTGCAAACCTCAACCAAAAGGAACTGCGTTTATTAAAACTTTTTTTGCAACATCCAAATGAAGTACTCAGCCATGATACAATCTATGAACATCTTTGGGATTATGAAGAGACGCCGAGCGACATGGCACTTCGAACCTATATAAAAAATCTTCGAAAATATATAGGAAAAGAGCGGATAGAAAGCATCAAACGACATGGTTACAAATTTATCAAGTGA
- a CDS encoding PilZ domain-containing protein, with protein sequence MSLYPTNINTIHNSKNIPISTKAKFYLDSHHFIPVQLCKKNEHHNFWKILYHKENHAIGINTFGRIIIHLSPLSATAISATIKNIYKLGKDKIIKIPHTSTIEYLSQRSYPRVEVDISALLERTDRVLKTLYCVTIVDISYKGIKIFLDDSILDANYPILLRFKLDNSSIEFTGKIVSQEKFEDGCFYSVVITKIDPYGQFLIDKFIQTYMHKEIKSNK encoded by the coding sequence ATGAGTTTATACCCAACAAATATTAATACAATACACAATTCGAAAAATATACCCATCAGTACAAAAGCAAAATTTTATTTAGATTCCCATCATTTTATTCCCGTACAACTTTGCAAAAAAAATGAACATCACAATTTTTGGAAAATCTTATATCACAAAGAGAACCACGCTATTGGAATCAATACATTTGGAAGAATAATTATCCACTTATCACCTTTATCGGCTACCGCAATTTCTGCTACTATCAAAAATATATATAAATTGGGAAAAGACAAGATTATAAAAATCCCTCACACTAGTACCATAGAATATCTTTCACAAAGAAGCTATCCCAGAGTCGAAGTGGATATTTCAGCCCTTCTAGAAAGAACGGATAGAGTGCTTAAAACACTCTATTGTGTCACTATCGTAGATATTTCCTATAAAGGAATCAAAATCTTCCTTGATGACTCCATACTGGACGCAAACTATCCAATTTTGTTACGCTTTAAGCTAGATAATTCATCAATCGAATTTACAGGGAAAATCGTTTCACAGGAGAAATTTGAGGATGGGTGTTTCTATAGCGTAGTTATTACAAAAATAGACCCCTACGGGCAATTTTTGATCGACAAGTTTATCCAAACATATATGCATAAAGAGATCAAATCCAACAAATAG